Proteins encoded in a region of the Globicephala melas chromosome 1, mGloMel1.2, whole genome shotgun sequence genome:
- the ALDH9A1 gene encoding 4-trimethylaminobutyraldehyde dehydrogenase isoform X2, whose product MFLRAGTAGISPLRHTLRPVLVAAMSTGTFIVSQPLNYRGGARVDPVDASGTEKALEPATGRVIATFTCSGEKEVNLAVQDAKAAFKIWSQKSGMERCRILLEAARIIRDRKDEIATVETINNGKSIFEARWDIDTSWQCLEYYAGLAGSMAGEHIQLPGGSFGYTRREPLGVCVGIGAWNYPFQIACWKSAPALACGNAMVFKPSPFTPVSTLLLAEIYTEAGVPPGLFNVVQGGAATGQFLCQHRDVAKVSFTGSVPTGSKIMEMSAKGIKPVTLELGGKSPLIIFSDCDMKNAVKGALMANFLTQGEVCCNGTRVFVQKEILDQFSEEVVKQTQRIKIGDPLLEDTRMGPLINRPHLERVLGFVKVAKEQGAKVLCGGDLYVPEDPKLKDGYYMRPCVLTNCRDDMTCVKEEIFGPVMSILSFDTEAEVLERANDTTFGLAAGVFTRFAYFEYFT is encoded by the exons ATGTTCCTCCGAGCGGGTACGGCCGGGATCTCTCCGCTTCGCCACACTCTCCGGCCTGTTCTGGTCGCCGCCATGAGCACTGGCACCTTCATCGTGTCTCAGCCGCTCAATTACCGCGGCGGGGCCCGCGTGGATCCGGTGGACGCCTCCGGCACCGAGAAGGCGTTAGAGCCAGCAACCG GGCGAGTGATAGCTACTTTCACGTGTTcaggagaaaaggaagtaaatTTAGCTGTTCAAGATGCAAAGGCTGCCTTTAAAATATGGAGTCAAAAATCTGGCATGGAACGTTGCCGAATCCTTTTGGAGGCTGCCAGGATAATAAGg GATCGGAAGGATGAAATCGCCACTGTGGAGACCATCAACAACGGCAAGTCCATCTTTGAGGCCCGCTGGGACATTGACACTTCCTGGCAGTGCCTGGAGTACTATGCAGGCTTAGCGGGATCCATGGCCG GCGAACACATCCAGCTCCCCGGCGGATCCTTTGGTTACACCAGAAGGGAACCACTAGGGGTGTGTGTCGGAATAGGAGCGTGGAACTACCCCTTTCAGATCGCCTGCTGGAAGTCGGCTCCAGCTCTGGCTTGTG GTAACGCCATGGTCTTTAAGCCTTCTCCCTTCACACCTGTGTCCACACTGCTGCTGGCTGAAATCTATACTGAGGCCGGCGTGCCTCCTGGGCTCTTCAACGTGGTGCAAGGAGGGGCTGCCACAGGCCAGTTTCTGTGTCAGCATCGCGATGTGGCCAAAGTCTCCTTCACTGGAAGTGTGCCCACTGGCTCAAAG ATCATGGAGATGTCAGCTAAAGGAATTAAACCTGTTACCTTGGAACTTGGAGGCAAGTCTCCACTGATCATCTTCTCAGATTGTGATATGAAGAATGCTGTGAAGGGGGCACTGATGGCCAACTTCCTCACGCAAGGCGAG GTTTGTTGTAATGGTACAAGGGTATTTGTGCAAAAGGAAATTCTTGATCAATTTTCAGAGGAAGTAGTGAAACAGACCCAAAGGATAAAAATTGGAGATCCCCTTCTGGAAGATACAAGGATGGGTCCCCTGATCAACCGACCACATCTGGAGCGAGTCCTTGGGTTTGTTAAAGTGGCAAAGGAGCAG GGTGCTAAAGTATTATGTGGTGGAGACCTCTACGTACCTGAAGATCCCAAATTAAAGGATGGGTATTACATGAGACCTTGTGTGTTAA CTAATTGTAGAGATGACATGACCTGTGTGAAAGAAGAGATTTTTGGACCGGTTATGTCCATTTTATCATTTGACACTGAAGCTGAGGTTCTGGAAAGAGCCAATGATACCACTTTCGGACTAGCAGCTGGTGTCTTCACCAG atttgcatattttgaatattttacgTAG
- the ALDH9A1 gene encoding 4-trimethylaminobutyraldehyde dehydrogenase isoform X1: MFLRAGTAGISPLRHTLRPVLVAAMSTGTFIVSQPLNYRGGARVDPVDASGTEKALEPATGRVIATFTCSGEKEVNLAVQDAKAAFKIWSQKSGMERCRILLEAARIIRDRKDEIATVETINNGKSIFEARWDIDTSWQCLEYYAGLAGSMAGEHIQLPGGSFGYTRREPLGVCVGIGAWNYPFQIACWKSAPALACGNAMVFKPSPFTPVSTLLLAEIYTEAGVPPGLFNVVQGGAATGQFLCQHRDVAKVSFTGSVPTGSKIMEMSAKGIKPVTLELGGKSPLIIFSDCDMKNAVKGALMANFLTQGEVCCNGTRVFVQKEILDQFSEEVVKQTQRIKIGDPLLEDTRMGPLINRPHLERVLGFVKVAKEQGAKVLCGGDLYVPEDPKLKDGYYMRPCVLTNCRDDMTCVKEEIFGPVMSILSFDTEAEVLERANDTTFGLAAGVFTRDIQRAHRVVAALQAGMCFINNYNVSPVELPFGGYKKSGFGRENGRVTIEYYSQLKTVCVEMGDVESAF, from the exons ATGTTCCTCCGAGCGGGTACGGCCGGGATCTCTCCGCTTCGCCACACTCTCCGGCCTGTTCTGGTCGCCGCCATGAGCACTGGCACCTTCATCGTGTCTCAGCCGCTCAATTACCGCGGCGGGGCCCGCGTGGATCCGGTGGACGCCTCCGGCACCGAGAAGGCGTTAGAGCCAGCAACCG GGCGAGTGATAGCTACTTTCACGTGTTcaggagaaaaggaagtaaatTTAGCTGTTCAAGATGCAAAGGCTGCCTTTAAAATATGGAGTCAAAAATCTGGCATGGAACGTTGCCGAATCCTTTTGGAGGCTGCCAGGATAATAAGg GATCGGAAGGATGAAATCGCCACTGTGGAGACCATCAACAACGGCAAGTCCATCTTTGAGGCCCGCTGGGACATTGACACTTCCTGGCAGTGCCTGGAGTACTATGCAGGCTTAGCGGGATCCATGGCCG GCGAACACATCCAGCTCCCCGGCGGATCCTTTGGTTACACCAGAAGGGAACCACTAGGGGTGTGTGTCGGAATAGGAGCGTGGAACTACCCCTTTCAGATCGCCTGCTGGAAGTCGGCTCCAGCTCTGGCTTGTG GTAACGCCATGGTCTTTAAGCCTTCTCCCTTCACACCTGTGTCCACACTGCTGCTGGCTGAAATCTATACTGAGGCCGGCGTGCCTCCTGGGCTCTTCAACGTGGTGCAAGGAGGGGCTGCCACAGGCCAGTTTCTGTGTCAGCATCGCGATGTGGCCAAAGTCTCCTTCACTGGAAGTGTGCCCACTGGCTCAAAG ATCATGGAGATGTCAGCTAAAGGAATTAAACCTGTTACCTTGGAACTTGGAGGCAAGTCTCCACTGATCATCTTCTCAGATTGTGATATGAAGAATGCTGTGAAGGGGGCACTGATGGCCAACTTCCTCACGCAAGGCGAG GTTTGTTGTAATGGTACAAGGGTATTTGTGCAAAAGGAAATTCTTGATCAATTTTCAGAGGAAGTAGTGAAACAGACCCAAAGGATAAAAATTGGAGATCCCCTTCTGGAAGATACAAGGATGGGTCCCCTGATCAACCGACCACATCTGGAGCGAGTCCTTGGGTTTGTTAAAGTGGCAAAGGAGCAG GGTGCTAAAGTATTATGTGGTGGAGACCTCTACGTACCTGAAGATCCCAAATTAAAGGATGGGTATTACATGAGACCTTGTGTGTTAA CTAATTGTAGAGATGACATGACCTGTGTGAAAGAAGAGATTTTTGGACCGGTTATGTCCATTTTATCATTTGACACTGAAGCTGAGGTTCTGGAAAGAGCCAATGATACCACTTTCGGACTAGCAGCTGGTGTCTTCACCAG ggACATCCAGCGTGCCCACAGAGTGGTGGCTGCGCTTCAGGCTGGAATGTGCTTCATTAACAACTATAATGTCAGCCCAGTGGAGTTGCCCTTTGGTGGATATAAGAAGTCAG gGTTTGGCAGAGAGAATGGCCGTGTgacaattgaatattattcacaACTAAAGACTGTGTGTGTGGAGATGGGTGACGTGGAGTCTGCTTTTTGA